Proteins from one Pseudarthrobacter sp. BIM B-2242 genomic window:
- the efp gene encoding elongation factor P: MATTNDIKNGTVLKLEGQLWNVIEFQHVKPGKGGAFVRTKMRNVMSGKVVDKTFNAGLKIETATVDRRDYQYLYQDGADFVFMDTSDYDQITVPGATVGDATNFMLENQMVNIAIHEGNPLYIELPASVVLEITYTEPGLQGDRSSAGTKPATLETGYEIQVPLFVENNTKVKVDTRDGSYLGRVSE; the protein is encoded by the coding sequence GTGGCAACCACTAACGACATCAAGAACGGCACCGTCCTGAAGCTCGAGGGCCAGCTTTGGAACGTCATCGAATTCCAGCACGTCAAGCCCGGCAAGGGTGGCGCCTTCGTACGGACCAAGATGCGGAACGTGATGTCCGGCAAGGTTGTGGACAAGACGTTTAACGCCGGCCTTAAGATCGAGACCGCCACGGTTGACCGCCGCGATTACCAGTACCTGTACCAGGACGGCGCCGACTTCGTGTTCATGGACACCTCCGACTACGACCAGATCACCGTTCCCGGTGCAACTGTGGGCGATGCCACCAACTTCATGCTGGAAAACCAGATGGTCAACATTGCCATCCACGAAGGCAACCCGCTCTACATCGAACTCCCTGCCAGCGTTGTCCTGGAGATCACCTACACCGAACCCGGCCTGCAGGGAGACCGCTCCTCGGCCGGCACCAAGCCCGCAACCCTGGAAACCGGTTACGAAATCCAAGTTCCGCTGTTCGTCGAGAACAACACCAAGGTCAAGGTTGATACCCGCGACGGAAGCTACCTCGGCCGGGTCAGCGAGTAG
- a CDS encoding aspartate carbamoyltransferase catalytic subunit — MKHLLSTEDLSLTNAIRILDTAEEMAAVGDREVKKLPALRGRTVVNLFFEDSTRTRISFEAAAKRLSADVINFAAKGSSVSKGESLKDTAQTLAAMGADAVVIRHWASGAPHRLAATDWIDAAVINAGDGTHEHPTQALLDAFTMRRHWARLSGNGSIGADLKGMRVAIAGDVLHSRVARSNVWLLRTLGAKVTLVAPPTLLPIGVGHWPCKVSYNMDETLEKGVDAVMMLRVQGERMNASFFPSTREYSRRWGFDDNRLRALDSLGLKDTIIMHPGPMNRGLEISAAAADSPRSTVLAQVRNGVSVRMAALYLLLSGDTREPATAGAAHIGTAPTNAYRSTEKSN; from the coding sequence GTGAAACACCTCCTCTCCACCGAAGACCTCAGCCTCACCAACGCCATCCGCATCCTCGACACCGCCGAAGAAATGGCAGCCGTAGGGGACCGCGAAGTCAAGAAGCTCCCGGCCCTGCGCGGTCGCACCGTGGTGAACCTCTTCTTCGAAGACTCCACCCGGACGCGGATCTCCTTCGAAGCGGCCGCCAAACGGCTCTCCGCTGACGTCATCAACTTCGCCGCCAAGGGCTCCTCCGTCTCCAAGGGCGAATCCCTCAAGGACACCGCCCAGACGCTGGCAGCAATGGGCGCGGACGCCGTCGTCATCCGTCACTGGGCCTCCGGCGCCCCGCACCGGCTCGCCGCGACCGACTGGATCGACGCCGCCGTGATCAATGCCGGCGACGGCACCCACGAACACCCCACCCAGGCCCTCCTGGACGCCTTCACCATGCGCCGCCACTGGGCCAGGCTGTCCGGCAACGGGTCCATCGGTGCGGACCTCAAGGGAATGCGCGTCGCCATCGCCGGCGACGTCCTGCATTCCCGCGTGGCGCGCTCCAATGTCTGGCTGCTCCGCACACTGGGTGCCAAGGTGACCCTCGTGGCGCCGCCCACCCTTCTGCCCATCGGCGTCGGGCACTGGCCCTGCAAAGTCAGCTACAACATGGACGAGACCCTCGAAAAGGGCGTGGACGCGGTGATGATGCTCCGGGTGCAGGGCGAGCGGATGAACGCCTCATTCTTCCCGTCCACCCGCGAATACTCCCGCCGCTGGGGCTTCGACGACAACAGGCTCCGGGCACTGGACAGCCTCGGGCTGAAGGACACCATCATCATGCATCCCGGCCCGATGAACCGCGGCCTGGAAATTTCAGCAGCGGCCGCCGATTCGCCCCGCTCCACCGTGCTCGCACAGGTGCGCAACGGCGTCTCGGTCCGCATGGCCGCCCTGTATCTGCTGCTCTCCGGGGACACCCGCGAACCAGCCACAGCGGGCGCAGCCCACATCGGCACAGCCCCCACCAACGCATACCGTTCCACAGAGAAGAGCAACTAA
- the carB gene encoding carbamoyl-phosphate synthase large subunit, producing the protein MPKRTDLKSVLVIGSGPIVIGQAAEFDYSGTQALRVLKEEGLRVILVNSNPATIMTDPEFADATYIEPITPEVVEKIIAKERPDAILPTLGGQTALNTAIALDKNGVLEKYNVELIGANIAAIELGEDREKFKGVVERCGAESARSHIIHTIDEALKAAEDLGYPMVVRPSFTMGGLGSGLAYDEGDLRRIVGQGLQYSPTSEVLLEESILGWKEYELEMMRDKNDNVVVVCSIENFDPVGVHTGDSITVAPALTLTDREYQRLRDISIAVIREVGVDTGGCNIQFAVEPDTGRVVVIEMNPRVSRSSALASKATGFAIAKIATKLSLGYTLDEIPNDITQKTPASFEPTLDYVVVKVPRFAFEKFPAADDTLTTTMKSVGEAMAMGRNFTEALQKALRSLEQKGSQLDFSSVPEWEVPELIEKAKRPTTERLHQVQRAMLGGATVEQLFEATKIDPWYLDQLQLLNEISHEIRKAGALTVEMLQRAKRHGFSDEQIGALTHNSEAVVRGVRQALGIRPVYKTVDTCAAEFAAYTPYHYSSYDEEDEIALHSKPSILILGSGPNRIGQGIEFDYSCVHASMALRKAGYETVMVNCNPETVSTDYDVSTRLYFEPLTLEDVLEVIAAEERTGGVMGVFVQLGGQTPLKLAQQLADAGVPILGTSPEAIDLAEHRGEFSRVLDNAGLIAPKNGTAVSFEDAKKIADEIGYPVLVRPSYVLGGRGMEIVYDEPNLSRYIANATEITPDHPVLIDRFLEDAVEIDVDALFDGTDMYLGGIMEHIEEAGIHSGDSACVLPPITLGNNVIERVRTATRAIAEGVGVRGLINIQFALASDVLYVLEANPRASRTVPFVSKATGVQMAKAAALIGTGVTINQLRTAYKMLPETGDGSTLPLDAPVSVKEAVLPFSRFRTPEGKVVDSLLGPEMRSTGEVMGIDKHFDTAFAKSQAAANNALPTEGKIFVSVANRDKRAVIMAIKRLSDLGFEIVSTGGTADVLRRNGIQASTVRKVAEGSSAEGEGTIADLVIAGEIDMVFNTPSGGEARSDGYALRAAATSIGIPCITTVAEINAAVQAIEAMRTYEWSVTSLQEHAAALIASTAAAQSAAQSAAQVTQNA; encoded by the coding sequence ATGCCGAAACGTACAGATCTCAAGAGCGTCCTCGTCATTGGTTCCGGCCCCATCGTCATTGGCCAGGCCGCTGAGTTCGATTACTCCGGCACCCAGGCACTGCGTGTCCTGAAAGAGGAGGGCCTCCGGGTCATCCTGGTGAACTCCAACCCGGCCACCATCATGACGGACCCCGAGTTTGCCGACGCCACGTACATCGAGCCCATCACCCCCGAGGTGGTGGAGAAGATCATCGCCAAGGAACGGCCGGACGCCATCCTGCCCACCCTGGGTGGCCAGACCGCGCTGAACACCGCCATCGCGCTGGACAAGAACGGTGTGCTGGAAAAGTACAACGTGGAGCTCATCGGCGCCAACATCGCCGCCATCGAGCTCGGGGAGGACCGCGAAAAGTTCAAGGGCGTGGTGGAACGCTGCGGCGCCGAATCGGCCCGCAGCCACATCATCCACACCATCGACGAGGCACTCAAGGCGGCCGAGGACCTCGGCTACCCCATGGTGGTCCGTCCCTCCTTCACCATGGGCGGCCTCGGCTCCGGCCTGGCCTATGACGAAGGCGACCTCCGCCGGATCGTCGGCCAGGGCCTGCAGTACAGCCCCACGTCCGAGGTGCTGCTCGAAGAGAGCATCCTCGGCTGGAAGGAGTACGAGCTCGAGATGATGCGGGACAAGAACGACAACGTGGTGGTTGTCTGTTCCATCGAGAACTTCGATCCCGTAGGCGTCCACACCGGCGACTCCATCACCGTGGCCCCCGCGCTGACCCTCACCGACCGCGAATACCAGCGGCTGCGTGACATCTCCATCGCCGTCATCCGCGAAGTGGGCGTAGACACCGGCGGCTGCAACATCCAGTTCGCCGTCGAGCCCGACACCGGCCGTGTTGTGGTCATCGAAATGAACCCGCGCGTTTCCCGCTCCTCTGCGCTGGCCTCGAAGGCCACGGGGTTTGCGATTGCCAAGATCGCCACCAAGCTCTCCCTCGGCTACACGCTGGATGAGATCCCGAACGACATCACTCAGAAGACCCCCGCGTCCTTCGAGCCCACCCTGGACTACGTCGTGGTCAAGGTCCCGCGTTTCGCCTTCGAGAAGTTCCCGGCGGCAGACGACACCCTGACAACCACCATGAAGTCGGTCGGCGAAGCGATGGCCATGGGCCGCAACTTCACCGAAGCCCTGCAGAAGGCACTGCGCTCCCTCGAACAGAAGGGCTCGCAGCTGGACTTCAGCTCCGTCCCCGAATGGGAAGTCCCTGAGCTCATCGAGAAGGCCAAGCGCCCCACCACGGAGCGCCTCCACCAGGTCCAGCGCGCCATGCTGGGCGGTGCCACTGTGGAACAGCTCTTCGAAGCCACCAAGATCGATCCCTGGTACCTGGACCAGCTGCAGCTGCTCAACGAAATCTCGCACGAGATCCGCAAGGCCGGGGCCCTGACCGTGGAGATGCTCCAGCGCGCCAAGCGCCACGGCTTCTCGGACGAGCAGATCGGTGCCCTGACGCACAACTCCGAAGCCGTGGTCCGCGGTGTCCGCCAGGCCCTCGGCATCCGCCCGGTCTACAAGACTGTGGACACCTGCGCCGCCGAGTTCGCCGCGTACACCCCGTACCACTACTCGTCCTACGACGAGGAGGACGAGATTGCGCTGCACTCCAAGCCCTCCATCCTGATCCTGGGCTCCGGGCCCAACCGCATCGGGCAGGGCATCGAGTTCGACTACTCCTGCGTGCACGCCTCCATGGCGCTGCGCAAGGCCGGCTACGAGACCGTGATGGTTAACTGCAACCCGGAGACCGTCTCCACCGACTACGACGTCTCCACCCGCCTGTACTTCGAGCCGCTGACGCTAGAAGACGTCCTGGAGGTCATCGCCGCCGAAGAGCGCACCGGCGGCGTGATGGGCGTGTTTGTCCAGCTGGGCGGCCAGACCCCGCTGAAGCTGGCGCAGCAGCTTGCCGACGCCGGCGTCCCCATCCTGGGCACGTCCCCGGAAGCGATCGACCTCGCCGAGCACCGCGGCGAATTCTCCCGCGTCCTGGACAACGCCGGCCTGATTGCTCCGAAGAACGGCACCGCCGTGTCCTTCGAAGACGCCAAGAAGATCGCCGACGAAATCGGCTACCCGGTCCTGGTCCGTCCGTCCTACGTTCTTGGCGGCCGCGGCATGGAGATCGTCTACGACGAGCCCAACCTCTCCCGCTACATCGCGAACGCCACCGAAATCACCCCGGACCACCCGGTCCTGATCGACCGGTTCCTGGAAGACGCCGTCGAAATCGACGTCGACGCACTCTTCGACGGCACGGACATGTACCTCGGCGGCATCATGGAGCACATCGAGGAAGCCGGTATCCACTCCGGTGACTCCGCCTGCGTGCTGCCCCCGATCACCTTGGGCAACAACGTGATCGAGCGTGTCCGGACGGCAACCCGCGCCATCGCCGAGGGTGTGGGCGTGCGTGGCCTGATCAACATCCAGTTCGCGCTGGCCTCGGACGTGCTCTACGTCCTGGAAGCGAACCCGCGTGCTTCCCGGACCGTGCCGTTCGTCTCCAAGGCCACCGGCGTACAGATGGCCAAGGCCGCTGCCCTGATCGGCACCGGCGTCACCATCAACCAGCTGCGCACCGCGTACAAGATGCTGCCGGAGACCGGCGACGGCTCCACACTGCCGCTGGACGCTCCCGTCTCGGTCAAGGAAGCCGTGCTGCCGTTCAGCCGCTTCCGCACGCCTGAGGGCAAGGTGGTGGATTCGCTGCTCGGCCCTGAGATGCGTTCCACCGGTGAAGTCATGGGCATCGACAAGCACTTCGACACCGCTTTCGCCAAGAGCCAGGCAGCCGCAAACAACGCGCTGCCCACTGAGGGCAAGATCTTTGTCTCCGTGGCCAACCGGGACAAGCGTGCGGTCATCATGGCCATCAAGCGACTTTCGGATCTTGGCTTCGAGATTGTCTCCACCGGCGGCACCGCCGATGTCCTGCGCCGCAACGGCATCCAGGCCAGCACGGTCCGCAAGGTCGCCGAAGGCAGCAGCGCCGAAGGCGAGGGCACCATCGCGGACCTGGTGATCGCCGGCGAGATCGACATGGTGTTCAACACGCCCTCCGGCGGGGAAGCACGCAGCGACGGCTATGCCCTGCGCGCCGCGGCGACGTCCATCGGCATTCCCTGCATCACCACGGTGGCCGAGATCAACGCAGCGGTGCAGGCCATCGAGGCCATGCGCACGTACGAGTGGTCAGTGACCAGCCTTCAGGAGCACGCGGCCGCGCTGATCGCGTCCACGGCCGCTGCGCAGTCCGCCGCACAGTCCGCTGCGCAGGTAACGCAGAATGCCTGA
- a CDS encoding PrsW family intramembrane metalloprotease, protein MSTNPYQQGPGQPGGPAGPREPFPGQANPSWMGRIEPEYYRPAPGTYTAPLPALGPPQPGRAGSGMRAGGLLALTIGGAMLAFLSLLLVVPFLVANTGVGGFIVGFVVSLIPLSAVLLTVHAIDRWEPEPKRLLFFAFTWGAAVSVAVTLLIQPFFALTFQFSDVADLPTYMATVQAPVVEEFAKASGLLLLLLLARKHFDGPVDGVVFAFTIAGGFAFTENILYFGRAIAESVSPATDLAQIFLLRGVMSPFAHAIFTGTTGLIMGFAARRWHSGASVLAFFVGLVPAMILHNRWNSMGAGFLAEYILIQVPIFVLAVVGIILLRVAENRLTRQRLMEYSAAGWFSSAEVDLLATPRGRRTALHWAAGYNRRPQMKAFLHAATQLAFIRQRILSGRDVPLHQAEEQQQLQRILALRAAVAG, encoded by the coding sequence ATGTCCACCAACCCTTATCAGCAGGGCCCCGGCCAGCCAGGCGGCCCCGCCGGACCCCGGGAACCTTTCCCCGGCCAGGCGAACCCCAGCTGGATGGGCCGGATCGAGCCCGAGTACTACCGGCCGGCGCCGGGAACCTACACGGCTCCCCTGCCCGCCCTGGGACCTCCGCAGCCAGGCAGGGCCGGCTCAGGCATGCGGGCGGGCGGCCTGCTGGCCCTCACGATAGGGGGCGCCATGCTGGCGTTCCTGAGCCTGCTGCTGGTGGTTCCGTTCCTGGTGGCGAACACCGGTGTGGGCGGGTTCATTGTGGGCTTTGTGGTTTCGCTCATCCCGCTGTCCGCTGTGCTCCTGACCGTCCACGCCATCGACCGCTGGGAACCGGAACCCAAACGGCTCCTCTTCTTCGCGTTCACCTGGGGCGCGGCGGTGTCAGTTGCCGTCACACTCCTGATCCAGCCGTTCTTTGCCCTGACCTTTCAGTTCAGTGACGTGGCTGACCTGCCGACCTACATGGCCACAGTCCAGGCCCCGGTGGTGGAGGAGTTCGCCAAGGCTTCGGGCCTTCTGCTGCTCCTGCTGCTGGCCCGGAAACACTTCGACGGCCCGGTGGACGGTGTGGTGTTCGCTTTTACCATCGCCGGCGGTTTCGCCTTCACGGAAAACATCCTCTACTTTGGCCGCGCCATCGCGGAATCAGTGAGCCCGGCCACTGACCTGGCCCAGATCTTCCTGCTTCGAGGTGTGATGTCGCCCTTCGCGCACGCGATTTTCACGGGGACAACGGGCCTCATCATGGGTTTCGCGGCACGGCGCTGGCATTCGGGGGCCTCTGTGCTGGCCTTTTTCGTAGGACTGGTCCCGGCGATGATCCTGCACAACCGGTGGAACAGCATGGGTGCAGGGTTCCTGGCCGAGTACATCCTCATCCAGGTGCCCATTTTTGTGCTGGCCGTGGTGGGAATCATCCTGCTGCGCGTCGCGGAAAACCGGCTCACGCGCCAGCGGCTCATGGAGTACTCCGCGGCCGGCTGGTTCAGCTCCGCGGAGGTGGACCTGCTGGCAACGCCACGCGGCCGGCGTACCGCCCTGCACTGGGCAGCCGGCTACAACCGCAGGCCGCAGATGAAGGCCTTCCTGCACGCCGCAACCCAGCTCGCGTTCATCAGGCAGCGGATCCTGAGCGGCCGGGACGTCCCGCTCCACCAGGCCGAGGAACAGCAGCAGCTGCAGCGGATCCTGGCGTTGCGCGCCGCCGTCGCGGGCTGA
- the pyrF gene encoding orotidine-5'-phosphate decarboxylase, protein MPEHGFTPAAAPGRESFGSRLGAAMAARGPLCVGIDPHPALLKSWGLDDDAAGLRRFSLTVLEAVGSLAAAVKPQVALYERHGSAGMAVLEELLAEARDASVLTIADAKRGDIGSTMAAYADAWLRDSSPLAADSVTLSPYLGFESLRPALDLAAESGRGVFVLALTSNPEGASVQHVGGSDSVARRITEAAAAENGRYEGSLGSVGLVVGATVGSALTDLHLDLEAVRGPILAPGLGAQGATPADLRRTFGAAYPQVLGTSSRDILAAGPGVRGLQSAARRTLDGLRAG, encoded by the coding sequence ATGCCTGAGCACGGCTTCACACCGGCAGCTGCCCCCGGCCGGGAGTCCTTCGGCTCCCGGCTGGGGGCAGCCATGGCTGCCCGCGGCCCGCTCTGTGTGGGCATTGACCCGCACCCCGCACTGCTGAAGAGCTGGGGACTGGACGACGACGCCGCCGGGCTGCGGCGGTTTTCGCTGACCGTCCTGGAGGCGGTGGGTTCGCTCGCTGCCGCGGTCAAGCCGCAGGTGGCGCTCTACGAGCGCCACGGATCCGCCGGGATGGCCGTCCTTGAGGAACTCCTTGCCGAGGCCCGGGACGCATCGGTGCTCACCATTGCCGACGCCAAGCGCGGAGACATTGGCTCCACGATGGCCGCCTACGCGGATGCGTGGCTCCGGGACAGCTCGCCGCTGGCCGCCGACTCGGTGACACTCAGCCCGTACCTGGGCTTTGAGTCACTCCGCCCGGCCCTGGACCTGGCAGCGGAGTCCGGCCGGGGTGTGTTTGTCCTGGCCTTGACCTCCAACCCGGAGGGCGCCTCCGTCCAGCACGTTGGCGGCAGCGATTCCGTGGCGCGCCGGATCACGGAAGCGGCCGCAGCAGAAAACGGCCGGTACGAAGGGTCCCTGGGCTCGGTGGGACTGGTAGTTGGCGCAACAGTGGGCTCTGCATTGACTGACCTGCATTTGGACCTGGAAGCCGTCCGCGGCCCCATCCTGGCGCCGGGGCTGGGCGCACAGGGGGCAACCCCGGCCGACCTTCGCCGAACGTTCGGCGCTGCGTACCCGCAGGTACTGGGAACATCGAGCCGGGACATCCTGGCCGCCGGTCCCGGTGTCCGGGGCCTCCAGAGTGCGGCGCGGCGGACCCTGGATGGGCTTCGCGCGGGCTGA
- the nusB gene encoding transcription antitermination factor NusB: MSARGKARNRALDVLFEAEQRSVSAFDVLRARREKTDQIINPYTLEIVEGVVSQQTAIDEFLETYSQGWTLERMPSVDRIILRIGTWELLYNDDVPDGVAVSEAVALAKTLSTDESPSFINGLLGRLQQLKPSLLA; the protein is encoded by the coding sequence GTGAGCGCCCGCGGTAAGGCCCGGAACCGGGCTCTGGATGTACTTTTCGAAGCTGAGCAGCGCTCGGTTTCGGCTTTTGACGTGCTGCGGGCGCGGCGGGAAAAGACTGATCAGATCATCAACCCGTACACCCTCGAAATCGTCGAGGGCGTCGTCTCACAGCAGACCGCCATTGACGAATTCCTGGAAACCTATTCCCAGGGCTGGACACTGGAGCGGATGCCTTCTGTGGACCGGATCATCCTGCGGATCGGCACCTGGGAACTGCTCTACAACGACGACGTGCCCGACGGCGTTGCCGTCAGCGAGGCAGTGGCATTGGCCAAGACGCTCTCAACTGACGAATCGCCGTCGTTCATCAACGGCCTCCTGGGCCGCCTGCAGCAGCTGAAGCCCTCACTGCTCGCCTGA
- a CDS encoding dihydroorotase translates to MADNNGTYLIRGAAILGGDAEDLLIRDGVIAARGAGAATHPDAKDANVIEAAGLVALPGMVDVHTHLREPGREDAETVETGTRAAALGGFTAVHAMANSNPVADTAGVVEQVHSLGRAAGWVDVRPVGAVTVGLAGEQLAELGAMADSRAQVRMFSDDGICVHDPVLMRRALEYVKAFDGVVAQHAQEPRLTAGAQMNEGAVSAVLGLTGWPAVAEESIIARDVLLAQHVDSRLHVCHVSTAGSVEIIRWAKERGINVTAEVTPHHLLLTDDLVRSYNPVYKVNPPLRTDADVQALRAGLADGTIDVVGTDHAPHPSEHKECEWAQAAMGMTGLETALSVVQHTMIETGLMTWAGFARVTSSAAARIGRVADQGRPLDAGEPANVILVDPAARWTVDPATMATMGRNSPFAGLELPGKVVATFYKGHPTVLDGRLNTPYRESAAAAAGAS, encoded by the coding sequence ATGGCAGACAACAACGGAACGTACCTGATCCGCGGTGCGGCCATCCTGGGCGGCGACGCCGAGGACCTGCTCATCCGTGACGGCGTGATCGCCGCCCGCGGCGCCGGCGCGGCCACGCACCCCGACGCGAAGGACGCCAACGTCATCGAAGCCGCCGGACTGGTAGCCCTGCCCGGCATGGTGGACGTGCACACCCACCTGCGCGAACCCGGCCGCGAAGACGCCGAAACAGTCGAGACCGGAACGCGCGCCGCAGCCCTGGGCGGCTTCACCGCCGTCCACGCCATGGCCAACAGCAACCCGGTGGCAGACACGGCCGGCGTGGTGGAGCAGGTCCACAGCCTGGGCCGCGCAGCCGGCTGGGTGGACGTCCGTCCGGTCGGTGCCGTGACCGTTGGCCTGGCGGGGGAGCAGCTCGCCGAACTTGGCGCCATGGCTGATTCCCGCGCGCAGGTACGGATGTTCTCTGACGACGGCATCTGCGTCCACGATCCGGTGCTGATGCGCCGCGCCCTGGAGTACGTCAAAGCGTTCGACGGCGTGGTGGCCCAGCATGCGCAGGAACCCCGCCTCACCGCCGGGGCACAGATGAACGAGGGCGCCGTCTCCGCAGTCCTGGGCCTCACCGGCTGGCCCGCAGTGGCAGAGGAAAGCATCATCGCCCGCGATGTCCTGCTGGCACAGCACGTGGACTCCCGCCTGCACGTCTGCCACGTCTCCACCGCCGGTTCCGTGGAGATCATCCGCTGGGCCAAGGAACGCGGCATCAACGTCACGGCCGAAGTCACCCCGCACCACCTGCTGCTGACCGATGACCTGGTCCGCAGCTACAACCCCGTCTACAAGGTCAACCCGCCGCTGCGCACGGACGCCGATGTGCAGGCCCTGCGCGCCGGCCTGGCTGACGGAACCATCGACGTGGTGGGCACCGACCACGCCCCGCACCCCAGCGAGCATAAGGAATGCGAGTGGGCGCAGGCCGCCATGGGCATGACCGGACTGGAAACTGCCCTGTCCGTCGTCCAGCACACCATGATCGAGACCGGCCTGATGACCTGGGCCGGCTTCGCCCGCGTGACCTCCAGCGCGGCCGCCAGGATTGGCCGGGTAGCGGACCAGGGCCGTCCGCTGGACGCCGGCGAGCCCGCCAACGTCATCCTGGTGGACCCCGCCGCACGCTGGACCGTTGACCCCGCCACCATGGCAACCATGGGCCGCAACTCCCCGTTTGCCGGCCTGGAGCTGCCGGGCAAGGTGGTGGCCACCTTCTACAAGGGCCACCCCACCGTGTTGGACGGCCGCCTCAACACCCCGTACCGGGAATCGGCGGCAGCTGCGGCAGGCGCCTCCTGA
- the pyrR gene encoding bifunctional pyr operon transcriptional regulator/uracil phosphoribosyltransferase PyrR, with translation MTSVTSAPVPARVVLNQADIDRALTRIAHEILEANKGSKDLVLLGIPRRGYPLALRLAHKIAAADPTVDATAIVGQLDVTMFRDDLSHQPTRPPYPTQLPRTGIDNKVVVLIDDVLYSGRTIRAALDAIIDLGRPRIVRLAVLIDRGHRELPIRADHVGKNLPTSSAEKVRVRLEETDTAADGAKVNEVVIEGGA, from the coding sequence TTGACTTCAGTCACAAGCGCACCGGTTCCAGCCAGGGTTGTCCTCAACCAGGCCGATATTGACCGTGCCCTTACTCGTATCGCCCACGAAATCCTCGAAGCCAACAAAGGCTCCAAGGACCTGGTCCTGCTGGGCATCCCGCGCCGCGGTTACCCGCTGGCACTTCGCCTGGCCCACAAAATCGCAGCAGCGGACCCCACCGTGGACGCCACGGCAATTGTTGGCCAACTCGATGTCACCATGTTCCGCGACGACCTCTCGCACCAGCCCACCAGGCCGCCGTACCCCACCCAGCTCCCGCGCACGGGAATCGATAACAAGGTTGTGGTGCTCATTGATGACGTCCTGTACTCAGGCCGCACCATCCGGGCCGCCCTGGACGCCATCATCGACCTGGGCCGTCCCAGGATTGTCAGGCTTGCCGTGCTGATCGACCGCGGCCACCGTGAACTTCCCATCCGGGCCGACCACGTGGGAAAGAACCTTCCCACCTCGTCCGCCGAGAAGGTACGGGTCCGGCTCGAGGAAACGGACACCGCCGCTGACGGTGCCAAGGTCAACGAAGTGGTCATTGAGGGCGGCGCGTGA
- the carA gene encoding glutamine-hydrolyzing carbamoyl-phosphate synthase small subunit: MPRVESKTVTETVTANPAASAPSTPAVFVLEDGRMFRGTSYGAQGTALGEAVFATGMTGYQETITDPSYARQLVVQTAPHIGNTGVNSDDAESRRIWVAGYIVRDAARRPSNWRSERPLDEELIEQGIVGIQGVDTRAITRHLREHKTMRAGIFSGDAAKVADKELLDAVLASAPMEGARLAEEVSVDEAYVVDPKDHGWEGEPAFSIAAVDLGIKSMTPVRFAERGVRVHVLPATATLEDVKAVNPDGFFMSNGPGDPATADPQVKLLRSVLDARIPYFGICFGNQILGRALGFGTYKLRYGHRGINQPVMDRRTGKVEITSQNHGFAVDAPLDGATQAPEERYGRVEVSHISLNDDVVEGLACLDIPAFSVQYHPEAAAGPHDAAYLFDRFIDLMAETKAKTDGAKNTTDSKTEDKK; encoded by the coding sequence ATCCCCAGAGTGGAAAGTAAGACAGTGACAGAAACAGTGACAGCAAACCCAGCGGCTTCGGCTCCGTCCACCCCGGCGGTTTTCGTCCTGGAAGACGGCCGCATGTTCCGCGGCACCAGCTACGGCGCCCAAGGCACCGCCCTGGGCGAGGCCGTGTTCGCCACCGGCATGACCGGCTACCAGGAAACCATCACGGATCCGTCCTACGCCCGCCAGCTCGTAGTCCAGACGGCCCCGCACATTGGCAACACCGGCGTCAACAGTGACGACGCCGAATCGCGCCGGATCTGGGTGGCCGGCTACATCGTGCGCGACGCCGCCCGGCGCCCCTCCAACTGGCGCTCCGAACGGCCCCTGGACGAGGAACTCATTGAGCAGGGGATCGTGGGCATCCAGGGTGTGGACACCCGCGCCATCACCCGCCACCTGCGCGAGCACAAGACCATGCGCGCCGGCATCTTCTCCGGCGACGCAGCCAAGGTCGCGGACAAGGAACTCCTGGACGCGGTCCTGGCCAGTGCCCCGATGGAAGGTGCCCGCCTTGCCGAGGAAGTAAGCGTCGATGAGGCCTACGTTGTGGACCCCAAGGACCACGGCTGGGAAGGCGAGCCCGCCTTCAGCATCGCCGCGGTGGACCTGGGCATTAAATCCATGACCCCCGTCCGCTTCGCCGAGCGCGGCGTGCGTGTCCACGTCCTGCCCGCCACGGCCACCCTTGAGGACGTCAAGGCGGTCAACCCGGACGGCTTCTTTATGTCCAACGGTCCCGGCGACCCCGCCACCGCCGACCCGCAGGTCAAGCTGCTCCGCTCTGTCCTGGACGCGAGAATCCCATACTTCGGGATCTGCTTCGGCAACCAGATCCTTGGCCGCGCGCTCGGCTTCGGCACCTACAAGCTCCGCTACGGCCACCGCGGCATCAACCAGCCCGTGATGGACCGCCGCACCGGCAAGGTGGAGATCACCTCCCAGAACCATGGCTTCGCCGTCGATGCCCCGCTGGACGGCGCCACCCAGGCCCCTGAAGAGCGTTACGGCCGGGTTGAGGTCAGCCACATCAGCCTGAACGACGACGTCGTGGAAGGCCTCGCCTGCCTCGACATCCCCGCCTTCTCGGTCCAGTACCACCCCGAAGCCGCCGCCGGCCCGCACGACGCCGCCTACCTGTTCGACCGCTTTATCGACCTGATGGCGGAAACCAAAGCAAAAACCGACGGCGCAAAGAACACCACCGACTCCAAGACTGAGGACAAGAAGTAA